From one Brachypodium distachyon strain Bd21 chromosome 4, Brachypodium_distachyon_v3.0, whole genome shotgun sequence genomic stretch:
- the LOC100837594 gene encoding protein FAR1-RELATED SEQUENCE 5-like: MDGYNASLEEMEEYHMMVSQMFGSVEEGYEQYNSYAKSKGFSVRLDDKEYISGTTELKRRRFCCSKEGYRLEKYFVAKDQIREPRALTRCGCKAMLEIQRQPGTVLWFVKNFVDVHSHPLDPKQSPFLRSHRRLNNAQKADAIEYGLGGLRTCQIMEVMEKHHGGYDQVGFVSRDLYNFFAKYKKKRILGRDAEFVLNHMRAQVERDAEFFFKYSTDDEGHLQNIFWADSQSQIDYEAFSDLVVFDSTYRVNRYNLPFVPFIGVDHRRSTIVFGVGIVSDETVSSYEWLLQSFVEAMSHKNPRSVITDGDAAMRKAIKKVCRG; this comes from the coding sequence ATGGATGGTTATAATGCCAGCTTGGAGGAGATGGAAGAATATCACATGATGGTGAGTCAGATGTTTGGAAGCGTTGAAGAAGGTTACGAGCAGTACAACAGCTATGCAAAATCTAAAGGGTTTAGTGTGAGATTGGACGATAAGGAGTACATTAGTGGCACCACGGAATTGAAAAGAAGACGTTTCTGCTGCAGTAAGGAAGGGTACCGTTTGGAGAAGTACTTTGTAGCAAAAGATCAAATAAGGGAGCCACGGGCGCTCACCCGTTGTGGATGTAAAGCTATGCTTGAGATCCAGCGACAACCTGGAACGGTTCTTTGGTTTGTCAAGAATTTTGTTGATGTCCACAGCCATCCACTTGACCCCAAGCAGTCTCCTTTTCTACGGTCACATCGCCGTTTAAACAATGCTCAGAAAGCTGATGCCATAGAATATGGTCTTGGTGGCCTTCGTACGTGCCAAATCATGGAAGTTATGGAGAAGCACCATGGTGGGTATGATCAGGTTGGGTTTGTTTCCCGGGACCTCTATAATTTCTTCGCCAagtacaagaagaaaagaatctTAGGAAGGGATGCTGAATTTGTCTTGAACCACATGAGAGCCCAAGTTGAACGAGATGCTGAATTTTTCTTCAAATACAGTACGGATGATGAAGGACATCTTCAAAATATATTCTGGGCAGATTCACAATCTCAGATTGATTATGAAGCATTCAGTGACCTAGTTGTGTTTGACAGCACATATCGGGTCAATCGGTATAATCTCCCATTTGTTCCATTTATTGGGGTGGACCATCGTCGCAGTACAATTGTTTTTGGTGTTGGTATTGTTTCAGACGAGACTGTCTCGTCGTACGAGTGGCTACTGCAGTCATTTGTTGAGGCGATGAGCCATAAGAACCCGAGATCTGTGATCACTGATGGAGACGCCGCCATGAGGAAAGCCATTAAGAAGGTATGTCGAGGATAG